In Alkalihalobacterium alkalinitrilicum, a genomic segment contains:
- a CDS encoding PepSY domain-containing protein has translation MKIFTTVIVGALLIGGVSVGAQVLTKEDAEKDLQQVHSVAPVAVSIDNDGITLSDATDIALAKVENGIITEAERDREKGRLIYEIEVKNEQFEYEFKIDQQSGEIIKEEQEVRSSKKRNHNHLQSTNNNEFIISIDKAKEIALNEVHGTIDDIELERENGSLIYEMEIETDGRYGDDDEATIYIEALTGKVLYVEWDD, from the coding sequence ATGAAAATATTCACAACCGTAATAGTAGGTGCTTTACTCATTGGGGGCGTAAGTGTAGGGGCACAAGTGTTAACTAAAGAAGATGCGGAAAAAGATTTACAGCAGGTGCATAGTGTAGCACCAGTCGCCGTTTCTATTGATAATGATGGCATTACTTTATCAGATGCTACTGATATTGCATTAGCCAAAGTTGAAAACGGGATAATTACAGAGGCAGAAAGAGACCGTGAAAAAGGACGTCTCATTTATGAAATAGAAGTGAAAAACGAACAGTTTGAATATGAATTTAAGATAGATCAGCAAAGTGGTGAAATTATTAAAGAAGAGCAAGAAGTAAGAAGTTCAAAAAAACGAAACCATAACCATTTACAATCTACAAATAATAACGAATTCATTATCTCTATCGATAAAGCAAAAGAAATCGCCTTAAATGAAGTACATGGAACTATCGATGACATCGAATTGGAAAGAGAAAATGGTTCCCTAATTTATGAAATGGAAATTGAAACAGACGGTCGATATGGAGACGATGATGAAGCAACTATCTATATCGAGGCACTGACAGGTAAAGTATTATATGTAGAGTGGGATGATTAA
- a CDS encoding CBO0543 family protein, with protein MHFILTLMVIIAVWVKGDYKGWQKYHATMLYYALGNLTYNFLCANYLLWKLDPDFMPNHSMTEMLYTFIVFPATILMFLRHYPNTFKKQVIHNLIWIGLYVGIEYIFLLTDRIYYQFGWTLWWSALLVAVMFPMFRLHYKRPLLTYILSLIITIILIYIFDVPVDIPIEDRPVHD; from the coding sequence ATGCATTTTATTCTAACTTTAATGGTAATTATCGCCGTTTGGGTTAAAGGAGATTATAAAGGCTGGCAGAAGTATCATGCAACCATGCTTTATTATGCTCTAGGTAACCTTACATATAACTTCCTTTGTGCTAATTATTTATTATGGAAGCTCGATCCAGACTTTATGCCTAACCATTCTATGACGGAGATGCTTTACACGTTTATTGTATTTCCAGCTACGATTTTAATGTTTTTAAGACATTATCCGAATACATTCAAAAAACAAGTGATACATAACCTTATATGGATTGGATTATATGTTGGGATTGAATATATCTTCCTGTTAACCGATCGAATTTATTATCAGTTTGGATGGACTTTATGGTGGTCAGCCTTACTTGTAGCCGTTATGTTTCCTATGTTTCGTTTACATTATAAACGACCTTTACTTACATACATTCTGTCTCTAATCATAACAATCATCCTTATTTACATTTTTGATGTTCCTGTAGATATCCCGATTGAAGATAGACCTGTGCATGATTAA
- a CDS encoding CBO0543 family protein, which produces MKGKKFGKEFLSFFILLTIGTLPITLRKPPIKDWILVYLYNAVTNVIIDKILTTLNVVKYPVRLFSKFFDISIVFDLFLYPFITILYNQLTYKDKPFAIFYKIFLFAVPILIFELWLEKKTSLIKWRKGWNWYHTLFSIILKSLFTRMIIGAIRRVEKHQERYGKKEAGTRETLESI; this is translated from the coding sequence ATGAAGGGAAAAAAATTTGGAAAGGAATTTTTGAGTTTTTTTATATTACTTACAATAGGGACTTTACCAATTACTCTTAGGAAGCCACCAATAAAAGATTGGATACTTGTTTATTTATATAATGCAGTTACAAATGTAATCATTGATAAGATTCTCACAACTTTAAATGTAGTAAAATACCCAGTTCGATTATTTTCAAAATTCTTTGATATCAGTATTGTTTTCGACCTTTTTTTGTATCCTTTTATTACGATTTTATATAACCAGCTAACGTATAAAGACAAACCGTTTGCTATTTTTTATAAAATTTTTCTGTTTGCAGTTCCTATTTTGATCTTTGAATTATGGCTAGAGAAAAAAACGTCGTTGATTAAGTGGAGAAAAGGCTGGAACTGGTACCATACTCTTTTCAGTATTATTTTAAAGTCTCTATTTACAAGAATGATTATAGGTGCAATAAGGAGAGTAGAAAAGCATCAAGAAAGGTATGGTAAAAAAGAAGCAGGTACTAGGGAAACACTTGAATCAATTTAG
- a CDS encoding NAD(P)H-dependent oxidoreductase: MTQQFKNSQEILDAYYFRHATKEFDPNKKISEEDFHFILETGRLSPSSIGSEPWKFLVVQNSEFREKLKKVAWGAQGQLPTASHFVIILARTIKDTKYDSEYLRNQMVNVKKFPPEVFEQKKERYKSFQEDDLHLLDSERTMLDWAGKQTYIALANMMTAAALIGIDSCPIEGFNFDEVQKILEEENLLEDGHLAVSVMVAFGYRSIEPQPKRRKELKEIVQWIE; encoded by the coding sequence ATGACTCAACAATTCAAAAACAGTCAAGAAATACTTGATGCGTATTATTTTCGACATGCCACTAAAGAATTTGACCCGAACAAAAAGATTTCTGAAGAGGATTTTCATTTCATCTTAGAAACTGGAAGATTATCACCGAGTTCTATAGGTAGTGAACCTTGGAAATTTCTTGTCGTCCAGAATAGTGAATTCAGAGAAAAGTTAAAAAAGGTTGCATGGGGAGCACAAGGACAACTACCAACCGCAAGTCACTTTGTTATCATTCTAGCTAGAACAATTAAAGATACAAAATATGACTCAGAGTATTTAAGAAACCAGATGGTTAATGTGAAAAAGTTTCCTCCTGAAGTGTTTGAGCAAAAAAAAGAACGTTATAAGTCATTTCAAGAAGATGATCTTCATCTTTTAGATAGTGAGCGGACAATGTTGGATTGGGCTGGGAAACAAACGTATATTGCATTAGCAAACATGATGACAGCGGCTGCCCTTATCGGCATTGACTCTTGCCCGATTGAAGGGTTTAATTTTGACGAAGTGCAAAAGATTTTAGAAGAAGAAAACCTACTCGAGGATGGACATTTAGCTGTTTCCGTGATGGTAGCATTTGGATACCGATCCATTGAGCCACAACCAAAAAGAAGAAAAGAACTGAAAGAGATTGTACAGTGGATTGAATAA
- a CDS encoding Y-family DNA polymerase, protein MPGNRTIALIDMNAFYASCHQAENPTLRNKAVIVGGSPTNKYKGMVIAASYEAKNKGVYTTMSIYEALKKVPDAIVVQRDHPMYSTYSKKIMEFLRLIGPTEVASVDEAYVDITERVNKGTSPKTIAMYIQRTLWEKLHLGCSIGVSDTRCSAKMAADVKKPFGYVHFEKLQFCSFFHPQNLSKLHGCGQKTEEKLNKYGIYTIGDLAQKDPVEIKLILGIRGEMLRNNALGIGSDIVNAEREKGDKTIGKEKTFSQPTTDPHELLTIAQNMIDLLCRRLQEKEQRASTISIVYKTERGGGSHSKSITLNESTSEHTKVFSVVESLYENNLVDIPLWLFGVRLSNFDNANYVQLRLF, encoded by the coding sequence ATGCCTGGTAACCGAACAATTGCATTAATCGATATGAATGCTTTTTACGCTAGTTGCCATCAAGCAGAAAATCCTACGTTACGTAATAAAGCTGTCATTGTAGGAGGAAGTCCTACAAATAAATATAAAGGAATGGTCATTGCAGCTAGTTATGAAGCTAAAAATAAAGGGGTTTATACGACGATGTCTATTTATGAGGCATTAAAAAAAGTGCCCGATGCGATTGTCGTTCAAAGAGATCATCCGATGTATTCAACGTATTCTAAAAAGATTATGGAATTCTTGAGACTGATAGGACCGACAGAAGTAGCATCAGTAGATGAAGCTTATGTTGATATTACTGAAAGAGTTAACAAAGGAACATCACCAAAAACAATCGCTATGTACATTCAACGAACATTATGGGAGAAATTACATTTAGGTTGTAGCATTGGCGTTAGTGATACGAGATGTTCAGCTAAAATGGCGGCAGATGTGAAGAAGCCCTTTGGTTATGTCCACTTCGAAAAACTGCAATTTTGTAGTTTTTTTCACCCGCAAAACCTTAGTAAATTACATGGATGTGGGCAAAAGACCGAAGAAAAACTTAATAAATATGGAATTTACACCATTGGTGATCTTGCACAAAAAGATCCTGTAGAAATAAAGCTTATTTTGGGAATAAGAGGAGAGATGCTTCGAAATAATGCATTAGGGATTGGTTCTGACATCGTAAATGCCGAACGCGAAAAAGGTGACAAAACGATAGGGAAAGAAAAAACGTTTTCTCAACCAACAACAGACCCCCACGAACTCTTGACGATAGCTCAGAATATGATTGATCTTCTTTGTCGTCGATTACAAGAAAAAGAACAGAGAGCAAGTACAATTTCTATTGTTTATAAAACGGAAAGAGGTGGAGGAAGTCACTCTAAAAGCATAACTCTTAATGAATCGACATCAGAACATACCAAAGTGTTTTCAGTGGTAGAATCTCTATATGAAAACAATCTTGTCGATATTCCTCTATGGTTATTTGGTGTTCGTTTAAGTAATTTTGATAATGCCAATTATGTACAACTTCGACTTTTTTAA
- a CDS encoding ribonuclease J, producing the protein MGAIENTLSIFALGGLNEIGKNMYCIQYGEEIVIIDCGNKFPDESLLGIDLIIADVGYLLENQDKIKALIVTHGHEDHIGGIPFFLKKINVPIYATRFTLGLIELKLKEHKLLRETELFEVNANSNINFDKIDVNFFKVTHSIPDCLGVVFDTPEGKIVHTGDFKFDLTPARNEHSDIHKMAEIGKEGVLLLLSESTNAERPGSTPSEQMVGEHVKQAFIKADRKVILSTFASNISRVQQTVDAAIETGRKLALLGRSMVNVVGVAIERGYLDVPEGMIIEPNQINEFPPEKVAILCTGSQGEVMAALSRLSTGDYIGVEILAGDTVILAAGPIPGNEKNVTRIVDNLFALGANVIYGSGSSSGMHVSGHGYQEDLKLMLTLMKPKYFIPIHGEYRMLHHHRLLAEAVGVAEGNSLILKNGDVVDIKNGEVRHTRKIQAGNTYVDGIGVGDVGEIVLRDRRQLSEDGMLVIVLTMSKSDKKLVTEPDTISRGFVYVKNSAALLQDVNKLIVKTINTLPDADKKEWGMIKQHIKKAVGQHLFAQTKKKPMILPIIIEV; encoded by the coding sequence TTGGGGGCAATAGAGAATACACTATCCATTTTCGCCTTAGGTGGATTAAATGAAATCGGTAAAAACATGTATTGTATTCAATATGGAGAAGAAATCGTAATTATCGACTGTGGTAATAAGTTTCCTGATGAAAGCTTATTAGGCATCGATTTAATTATTGCTGATGTCGGTTACTTATTGGAAAATCAGGATAAAATCAAAGCTTTAATTGTTACACATGGACATGAAGATCATATTGGTGGGATCCCATTTTTCTTAAAAAAAATAAATGTACCTATATACGCTACACGATTTACACTCGGATTAATTGAATTAAAATTAAAAGAACATAAGCTTTTAAGGGAAACCGAGTTATTTGAAGTTAATGCAAACTCTAATATAAACTTCGATAAAATTGATGTTAACTTTTTCAAAGTAACTCATAGTATTCCTGACTGTTTAGGAGTAGTTTTCGATACACCAGAAGGAAAAATTGTACATACTGGTGACTTCAAATTTGATTTAACCCCAGCAAGAAATGAGCATTCAGATATACATAAAATGGCTGAAATTGGAAAAGAAGGAGTTCTCCTTTTATTATCTGAAAGTACGAACGCTGAACGCCCTGGTTCAACCCCTTCCGAGCAAATGGTTGGTGAACATGTGAAACAAGCTTTTATAAAAGCCGACCGAAAAGTCATTCTTTCAACGTTTGCTTCCAATATTAGCCGGGTTCAGCAAACTGTCGATGCGGCAATAGAAACTGGACGAAAGCTTGCATTGCTTGGACGGAGTATGGTGAATGTAGTAGGAGTCGCGATTGAGCGTGGATATTTGGATGTTCCAGAAGGTATGATTATTGAACCAAATCAAATCAATGAATTTCCACCTGAAAAAGTTGCCATTCTTTGCACCGGAAGTCAAGGAGAGGTAATGGCTGCATTATCTCGATTATCGACAGGAGACTATATAGGTGTTGAGATTTTGGCGGGAGATACAGTCATTTTAGCGGCTGGTCCAATTCCTGGAAATGAAAAAAATGTAACACGTATCGTTGACAACTTATTTGCACTAGGCGCTAACGTAATCTATGGGTCTGGTAGCTCATCAGGGATGCATGTATCTGGACATGGCTATCAAGAAGATTTGAAACTAATGTTAACATTAATGAAACCGAAATATTTTATTCCGATACACGGTGAATATCGAATGTTGCACCATCATCGCTTATTAGCTGAAGCTGTTGGGGTAGCGGAAGGAAATTCGTTAATCCTAAAAAACGGTGATGTTGTTGATATTAAAAATGGAGAAGTCCGTCATACCCGAAAAATTCAAGCGGGTAATACATACGTTGATGGGATTGGTGTCGGTGATGTTGGTGAAATTGTTCTCCGAGACCGTAGGCAGCTATCTGAGGACGGAATGCTTGTTATTGTGTTAACAATGAGTAAATCAGATAAGAAACTTGTGACTGAACCTGATACAATTTCTCGCGGATTCGTATATGTGAAGAATTCAGCAGCGCTCCTACAAGACGTTAATAAACTTATCGTTAAAACGATCAATACCCTACCAGACGCAGATAAAAAAGAATGGGGTATGATTAAACAACATATTAAAAAAGCGGTAGGCCAACATTTATTTGCACAAACGAAGAAAAAACCAATGATACTTCCTATCATTATTGAAGTATAG
- a CDS encoding helix-turn-helix domain-containing protein, producing MNTEKKLMSLINSVRVLNSTRDLDKVLNQLIKEVLNVIEGSNASILFLYDKKINKLYAKTGAGFDLKYLKDILLKPGEGMSGKTFLSQRGRIFHSKRDTTKGMKDVSPKILDLYGKALSGFQYPASALCVPLISNKECIGVLTVDIYDKEIEFNEDDLKLLETFAVQATVAIENAMLFSGNERTKKMHEELSKVSLSQGGLTEITKTLSELIHCNVAVFNEYGDVLVSSSTEARKIAVEMVKNHPDLLHRVIDYEQTVIYEIVKLFNTKRGVYFFPIYADKYMIGLITIFLDEDAVLDPLDRFAVEQAAVIFALEMNRRESTAIEDLKYSGYILDQILHQEFNELSINQLSKLNIYENKDRKYISIKALINDPLLSFKEISVKKHQLLRLLYREISKVPFKSFVLDKNMELIFMFVFPTHFSEENIYKEMNRIFSLIEELAFKKFQLSILVGMGRIVTRLEEVKASYRDTIKCIDYLQTTNVKGSILAYNQLGIQRLFLKTEKNELNEYVMDTLGQIITYDKENDTELIPTLKCYLELNQNMAQTAKKMYVHTNTIKYRLKTINQILNLDSLDGRVAFDLQLALYIYEYLNI from the coding sequence ATGAATACAGAGAAAAAATTAATGAGTTTAATTAATTCAGTAAGGGTATTAAATTCCACACGCGACCTTGATAAAGTATTAAATCAATTAATTAAAGAAGTATTAAATGTGATCGAGGGATCCAATGCAAGTATTTTGTTTTTATATGATAAAAAAATCAATAAGCTCTACGCTAAAACGGGGGCAGGGTTTGACTTGAAGTACTTAAAAGATATTTTACTGAAACCTGGTGAAGGTATGAGTGGAAAAACCTTTCTTTCTCAACGTGGTCGAATATTTCATTCAAAAAGAGATACGACGAAAGGAATGAAGGATGTTAGTCCAAAAATATTAGACCTCTACGGAAAGGCACTGTCTGGTTTTCAATATCCAGCTAGTGCACTTTGTGTTCCACTTATTTCAAATAAAGAGTGCATAGGTGTTTTAACTGTTGATATTTATGATAAGGAAATTGAGTTTAATGAAGACGATTTAAAGTTACTCGAGACTTTTGCCGTCCAAGCCACTGTAGCGATCGAAAATGCAATGTTATTTTCGGGGAATGAACGAACGAAGAAAATGCATGAGGAATTGTCTAAAGTATCTTTATCTCAAGGTGGCTTGACAGAAATTACGAAAACCTTGTCCGAACTTATTCATTGTAACGTCGCGGTTTTTAATGAATATGGCGATGTTCTCGTTTCTTCCTCTACCGAAGCCAGAAAAATCGCAGTTGAAATGGTTAAAAATCATCCAGATTTGTTACATCGGGTGATTGATTATGAACAAACCGTTATTTATGAAATTGTTAAGCTTTTCAATACTAAAAGAGGGGTTTATTTCTTCCCAATTTATGCAGATAAGTACATGATTGGTTTGATAACGATATTCCTTGATGAAGATGCAGTATTAGATCCTCTTGACCGATTTGCCGTTGAACAAGCCGCTGTCATTTTTGCTCTTGAAATGAATCGACGAGAAAGTACAGCGATAGAAGACCTCAAATATTCGGGATATATCCTTGATCAAATTTTACATCAAGAATTTAATGAGCTATCGATTAATCAATTATCCAAACTCAATATTTATGAAAATAAGGACCGTAAATATATATCAATTAAAGCATTGATTAATGATCCGTTGTTATCCTTTAAAGAAATTTCAGTAAAAAAACACCAACTTCTGAGGTTATTATACCGAGAAATTTCTAAGGTTCCGTTTAAGTCGTTCGTGCTTGATAAAAACATGGAGCTAATATTTATGTTTGTTTTTCCTACTCATTTTTCTGAGGAGAATATTTATAAAGAAATGAACAGGATATTTTCACTCATTGAGGAGCTTGCTTTTAAAAAATTTCAGTTATCTATTTTAGTCGGTATGGGACGCATCGTTACCAGACTAGAAGAAGTAAAGGCTTCCTATCGGGATACCATCAAATGCATTGATTATTTACAAACGACCAATGTAAAGGGCTCTATTCTAGCTTATAATCAGTTAGGAATACAACGTTTATTTCTAAAAACAGAAAAGAATGAGTTAAATGAATACGTAATGGATACACTAGGCCAAATCATTACCTATGACAAAGAAAATGATACCGAACTCATCCCTACACTAAAATGTTATTTAGAATTAAATCAAAATATGGCTCAAACTGCTAAAAAAATGTATGTACATACAAATACAATCAAGTACCGTTTAAAGACAATTAATCAAATATTAAATTTAGATAGTTTAGACGGAAGAGTCGCTTTCGATCTACAATTAGCGCTCTATATTTACGAATATTTAAATATTTAA